In a single window of the Chondrocystis sp. NIES-4102 genome:
- the cpcD_2 gene encoding phycocyanin associated linker protein produces the protein MLGSSLIGSNSSSPSKSRIFVYEITGLKQSETNDSNNYQIRNSGSIFRKVPYNRMNQEMQRINKMGGTIVNIQPLEDFQNQEAHPEHEHNDNSQE, from the coding sequence ATGTTAGGAAGTTCTTTGATTGGCAGTAATTCTAGTTCCCCTTCTAAAAGTCGGATTTTTGTTTACGAAATAACTGGCTTAAAGCAAAGTGAAACTAACGATAGTAATAATTATCAAATTCGCAATAGCGGTAGTATTTTTAGAAAAGTTCCTTATAATCGCATGAACCAAGAAATGCAAAGAATTAACAAAATGGGGGGAACAATTGTTAATATTCAACCTTTAGAAGATTTCCAAAATCAAGAAGCACATCCTGAGCATGAGCATAATGATAATTCTCAAGAATAA
- a CDS encoding ferredoxin-dependent bilin reductase, whose product MVAAISSSLRNRQHLLIQQLADCIEHNWAKYLTLSTYQIPPDLGYIEGSLEGEKLIIENRCYQTPQFRKLHLELAKVGDRLDILHCVMFPRSNYDIPIFGVDLVGTQAGIGAAIVDLSPTNSNRILSNTYIQALSNLPTIDFAQPRILPAWGDIFSPFCLFIRPVDQREELLFLNRVTQFLTIHCLQAIASTPLLSPQAQAEIKAAQLYYCQKQQQNDKTRKVLEKSLGQIWTDHYMKQMLFDCD is encoded by the coding sequence ATGGTTGCAGCTATTTCATCTTCTTTAAGAAACCGCCAACATTTATTAATTCAGCAATTAGCCGACTGCATCGAACACAATTGGGCTAAATATTTAACTTTATCTACTTATCAAATACCTCCAGATTTAGGTTACATAGAAGGTAGTTTGGAAGGAGAAAAATTAATTATTGAAAATCGTTGTTATCAAACACCACAATTTCGCAAATTACATTTAGAATTAGCTAAGGTGGGCGATCGCTTAGATATTCTCCATTGTGTTATGTTTCCTCGTTCTAATTATGACATCCCTATATTTGGCGTGGATCTAGTCGGCACTCAAGCAGGTATTGGCGCAGCTATTGTAGATTTATCCCCAACTAATTCTAACCGTATTCTTTCTAATACCTATATTCAAGCTTTATCTAATTTACCAACCATCGATTTTGCCCAACCTCGCATTTTACCCGCATGGGGTGATATTTTTTCACCATTTTGTCTCTTTATTCGTCCTGTAGATCAACGGGAAGAATTATTATTTTTAAACCGCGTTACACAGTTTTTAACTATACATTGTTTACAAGCGATCGCTTCTACACCTTTATTATCTCCCCAAGCACAAGCAGAAATTAAAGCAGCACAACTATATTATTGTCAAAAGCAGCAGCAAAACGATAAAACTAGAAAGGTTTTGGAAAAGTCTTTAGGGCAAATTTGGACAGATCATTATATGAAACAAATGTTGTTTGATTGTGATTAG
- a CDS encoding two-component sensor histidine kinase — protein MEDRELFPNQQFLLQAAFEHSTEAIAIIDQNYCLVEINPAACKLFSATRQELIGKAISNWFDLNLETEIAEVRWQPKTDIKHILEYSCVKNILPNYHLLVFRDISKLQRVTAEKLNREHQRVELFAEVTLKIRQSLQLEEILRTAVSEVQSMLRADRVLIYQIFSNGTGMPIKEAVLPAYAPILGIEFPEEVFPLEYRQLYTKGRVQAIADVHATDAGLAECLVEFMDEWNVQAKLVVPILQNLKSPSATSEDLLWGLLIAHQCQAPRTWTEFELQLMQQLADQIGIALSQAELLFNLEGLVAERTAKLRQEISERQEVELALRRSEEQLRLIANGLPVLIAYVNKQQEYLFNNESYQTWLGLSPTAIAGCQLREVHGEEEYQKIRQYIEIALSGRTVSYERDVILLDGCVHSLSITYIPHLEATNKEIIGFFALTSDISDRKAIERMKDEFISVVSHELRTPLTSIHSSLKILTSGKLGNLSDRGQRMLQIADEQTERLVRLVNNVLDLQRIQSGKVRMNKQACQATDLMIEAVQTMQGMAQEQQVKLLVEPVTLLVWADRDYILQTLTNLISNAIKFSRPKSTVWLSASKTLNDKADPHSHISYITFTVQDQGQGIPSDRLETIFERFQQVDSSDSRKKGGTGLGLAICRQIVEGHGGQIWAESCLEAGSTFYFTLPELIQ, from the coding sequence ATGGAGGATAGAGAACTATTTCCTAATCAACAATTTTTACTTCAAGCTGCATTTGAACATTCTACAGAAGCGATCGCCATAATCGATCAAAATTACTGCTTAGTAGAAATTAATCCTGCTGCTTGTAAATTATTTAGCGCGACGAGACAAGAATTAATTGGTAAGGCGATTTCTAACTGGTTTGATTTAAATTTAGAAACAGAAATAGCTGAGGTGAGATGGCAACCAAAAACTGATATCAAGCATATTTTAGAATATAGTTGTGTTAAAAATATCTTGCCCAATTATCATTTATTGGTTTTTCGAGATATTAGTAAACTGCAAAGAGTAACAGCAGAAAAACTAAATAGAGAACATCAACGGGTAGAATTATTTGCTGAAGTTACACTTAAAATTAGACAATCATTACAATTAGAAGAAATTTTACGCACCGCAGTATCAGAAGTGCAAAGTATGTTACGGGCAGATCGCGTTTTAATTTATCAGATATTTAGTAATGGAACAGGAATGCCAATTAAAGAGGCGGTATTACCAGCCTATGCGCCAATTTTGGGTATAGAATTTCCAGAAGAAGTATTCCCCCTAGAATATCGCCAATTATACACCAAAGGCAGAGTACAAGCGATCGCAGATGTCCATGCAACTGATGCAGGTTTAGCAGAGTGTTTGGTTGAATTCATGGATGAGTGGAATGTTCAAGCCAAGTTGGTAGTTCCAATTTTACAGAACTTAAAATCACCCTCCGCAACATCAGAAGATCTACTCTGGGGTTTATTAATTGCCCATCAATGTCAAGCACCCCGAACTTGGACAGAATTTGAATTACAACTGATGCAGCAACTAGCTGATCAAATCGGCATTGCTTTATCACAAGCAGAATTATTATTTAATCTTGAGGGTTTGGTAGCAGAACGTACTGCAAAATTAAGACAGGAGATAAGTGAACGACAGGAAGTAGAACTAGCTTTGCGTCGCAGTGAAGAACAATTACGGCTAATTGCCAATGGTTTACCAGTTTTAATTGCTTATGTAAATAAACAACAGGAGTATCTTTTTAATAATGAAAGTTATCAAACCTGGTTGGGTTTATCCCCCACAGCAATTGCTGGATGTCAGTTAAGAGAAGTTCACGGCGAAGAAGAATATCAAAAAATTCGACAATATATAGAAATTGCCCTCTCAGGTAGAACAGTTAGTTATGAAAGAGATGTAATTCTGCTAGATGGTTGTGTTCATTCCCTTAGTATTACCTATATTCCCCATTTAGAAGCCACAAATAAGGAAATTATAGGATTTTTTGCCCTTACCAGTGATATAAGCGATCGCAAGGCTATTGAACGGATGAAGGACGAATTTATCTCTGTTGTCAGTCACGAATTACGCACCCCTCTAACTTCTATTCATAGTTCCCTTAAAATCCTTACCTCTGGTAAATTGGGTAATCTTTCCGATAGAGGACAAAGAATGCTACAAATTGCCGATGAACAAACCGAAAGACTAGTGAGGCTGGTAAATAATGTCCTAGATCTTCAGCGTATCCAGTCTGGGAAAGTGCGAATGAATAAACAAGCCTGTCAAGCCACCGACTTAATGATTGAAGCAGTACAGACGATGCAAGGAATGGCACAGGAACAGCAAGTTAAACTGTTAGTTGAACCAGTTACTTTACTAGTTTGGGCAGATCGCGACTATATATTGCAAACTCTAACCAATTTAATTAGTAATGCTATTAAATTTTCTCGCCCTAAAAGTACTGTTTGGCTTTCAGCAAGTAAAACCTTAAACGATAAAGCTGATCCACACTCTCATATTTCCTATATTACCTTTACTGTGCAAGATCAAGGACAAGGTATTCCTAGCGATCGCTTAGAGACGATTTTTGAGCGTTTTCAACAGGTAGACTCTTCAGACTCCCGTAAAAAAGGCGGTACAGGTTTAGGGCTTGCTATCTGTCGCCAAATAGTAGAAGGGCATGGGGGGCAAATATGGGCAGAAAGCTGTTTAGAAGCAGGTAGCACCTTTTACTTTACTCTACCTGAACTTATTCAGTGA
- a CDS encoding two-component response regulator, with translation MNNKTILLIDDEETIQEVVQIGIEIEAGWHVAIASSGMEGISLAKSQQPDAILLDVMMPEMDGISTLFNLKANAQTKTIPVIFLTAKTQTSEKNELKSLGVVDVITKPFNSMTLASQIAKILNWEV, from the coding sequence ATGAATAACAAAACAATCTTATTAATAGATGACGAAGAGACTATTCAAGAAGTAGTTCAGATAGGTATTGAAATAGAAGCAGGTTGGCACGTGGCGATCGCTTCTTCGGGTATGGAAGGAATTAGTTTAGCTAAAAGTCAACAACCTGATGCCATTCTCTTAGATGTAATGATGCCTGAGATGGATGGTATTTCAACTTTATTTAATTTAAAAGCCAACGCCCAAACTAAAACTATTCCAGTCATTTTTTTAACCGCTAAAACCCAAACTAGCGAAAAAAACGAGTTAAAAAGCTTAGGAGTTGTTGATGTGATTACTAAACCTTTTAATTCTATGACCCTAGCAAGTCAAATTGCCAAAATACTCAATTGGGAAGTTTAA
- a CDS encoding multi-component transcriptional regulator, giving the protein MKILLIDDDETLVDLLTRSLKEKSYAIDVARDGEQGWIYGSTYSYDLIIIDWLLPKLDGISLCKKFRAHGYHTPILLLTSRHGSQNKIKGLDAGADDYLCKPVDVEELSARIRALLRRLNCNFLPVLSWGNLQLNQYSCQVTYQGEELPLTAKEYRLLELFLRHPQEVITLADIIESLWSSMEYPVEATVRSHIRRLRDKLKLVGLPEDLITTVRGQGYCLKVLSQNQILEEDKLSNSKQTKHLKALTTIWKKYQPKKAQQLAILQQASARLQTGELEVSDRVSAIIAAHSLAGTLGQFGLDQASLLAKEIEQLLQDNQPQELINKITILSSQISGDRSLDSLPYPTIFSQSQPDLGNNLHPKEINNSPLLLIINDEPNFTAQLTQAATSQGIETLVLSTPSVRNWLDQQQLQQQQLPHAVLLTINFANSTPDWRLQQLSLIAEFNLLQPAIPVIVLADRDHFKDRLQVVRHGGAFYLTQPSTPSQIMSFCHQILQRSTIRKNIMIVDDDQELLQILPSLLEPWGFKFTTLHDPRQFWEVLQAFHPDLLVLDIEMPHLSGIELCKVLRTHPYWYKLPVLFLTIHQDLAISAEAYACGATDFMNKPVIPQQLAHRIIHRLS; this is encoded by the coding sequence ATGAAAATCCTTTTAATTGATGATGATGAAACCTTAGTAGATTTACTTACCAGGAGTTTAAAAGAAAAAAGTTACGCGATCGATGTTGCAAGAGATGGAGAACAAGGTTGGATTTATGGGTCTACCTATAGTTATGATTTAATTATTATCGATTGGCTATTACCTAAACTTGATGGTATTAGTCTTTGTAAAAAATTTCGCGCCCATGGTTATCATACCCCCATTCTTCTACTTACTTCTCGTCATGGTAGTCAAAATAAAATCAAGGGTTTAGATGCAGGGGCTGATGATTATCTTTGTAAGCCTGTAGATGTTGAGGAATTATCCGCCCGTATTCGCGCCCTATTACGGCGTTTGAATTGTAATTTTTTACCCGTTTTAAGTTGGGGAAACCTGCAATTAAATCAATATAGTTGTCAAGTAACCTATCAAGGAGAAGAATTACCCTTAACCGCTAAGGAATATCGTTTATTAGAATTATTTTTACGTCATCCTCAAGAAGTTATTACACTAGCAGATATTATAGAAAGTCTTTGGTCTTCAATGGAATATCCTGTAGAAGCCACAGTGCGATCGCATATTCGACGTTTACGAGATAAATTAAAGTTAGTTGGTTTACCAGAAGATCTGATTACTACAGTTAGGGGACAGGGATATTGCTTAAAGGTATTATCCCAAAATCAAATATTAGAAGAAGATAAATTATCTAATTCCAAGCAAACAAAACATTTAAAAGCTTTAACTACTATCTGGAAGAAATATCAGCCAAAAAAAGCACAACAATTAGCCATATTACAGCAGGCGAGCGCACGTTTACAGACAGGTGAATTAGAAGTTAGCGATCGCGTCTCGGCTATTATTGCAGCCCATAGTTTAGCAGGAACTCTCGGACAATTTGGTTTGGATCAAGCATCTTTATTAGCTAAGGAAATAGAACAATTATTACAGGATAATCAACCACAAGAATTAATTAATAAAATAACTATCCTTAGTTCACAAATTAGTGGCGATCGCTCTTTGGATAGTTTACCTTATCCTACAATTTTTTCTCAAAGCCAACCAGATCTGGGTAATAATTTACATCCCAAAGAAATTAATAATTCTCCATTACTACTAATTATCAATGATGAACCTAATTTTACTGCACAGCTTACCCAAGCAGCCACCAGTCAAGGTATCGAAACTTTAGTTCTTTCTACTCCATCGGTAAGAAATTGGCTAGATCAACAGCAATTACAGCAACAACAATTACCCCATGCGGTTTTATTAACTATAAATTTTGCCAATTCTACCCCTGACTGGCGACTACAACAGCTTAGTTTAATTGCCGAATTTAATCTATTGCAACCTGCTATCCCAGTTATTGTACTTGCCGATCGCGATCACTTTAAAGATCGTTTACAAGTAGTTAGACATGGGGGGGCTTTCTATCTTACCCAGCCTTCCACCCCCAGCCAAATTATGAGTTTTTGTCATCAAATTCTTCAACGATCCACTATTCGTAAAAATATTATGATTGTTGATGATGACCAAGAATTATTACAAATTCTACCCTCTCTATTAGAACCTTGGGGGTTTAAATTTACCACTCTCCATGATCCACGGCAATTTTGGGAGGTATTGCAAGCTTTTCATCCCGATTTATTGGTTTTAGATATAGAAATGCCCCATTTAAGCGGAATTGAATTATGCAAAGTTTTGCGTACTCATCCTTACTGGTACAAGTTACCCGTCTTATTTCTGACAATTCATCAAGATCTAGCTATCTCGGCGGAGGCATACGCTTGTGGTGCTACGGACTTCATGAATAAACCTGTAATTCCGCAACAACTCGCCCATCGAATCATTCATCGCTTATCTTAA
- a CDS encoding serine/threonine protein kinase, whose translation MVIFTLLEPQTNKPLQQWEFADKSVIRIGRAQNNDIVLHGYFQVSRQHLELTLIDSPKEKWQLISRGTNGTLVNNTFVTKAILQHDDLIRLAENGPVFKFELESRITKNQSDLEETDILVTPAVCDHKDNPDGSIFCRHCGKPIVSEENFIGSYQILRILGRGGMGTTYLAWDRNRAVKGAPMLLVLKEMNADMARIAKARELFEREARILKSLEHPGIPKYYDFFVENNHKYIVMELIHGHNLEQLVIQRGATDPERTIRWMIQVCDILVYLHNLEPPLIHRDIKPANLMLRNLDSRLMLLDFGAVKELGTALETRIGVEGYSAPEQYRGKPCPQSDIYGVGTTIIFLLTGKAPMEYYRYQSSKFEFDIKSIPNLPTDLSKVLEKACQPEPKDRYLTAQQLLEALASCI comes from the coding sequence ATGGTCATTTTTACACTGTTAGAACCGCAGACAAATAAACCCCTACAACAGTGGGAATTTGCCGATAAATCGGTAATTCGGATTGGTCGCGCTCAAAATAACGATATTGTCCTTCATGGCTATTTTCAGGTCTCAAGACAACATTTAGAACTAACCTTAATTGATTCACCAAAAGAGAAATGGCAGTTGATTAGCAGGGGTACTAATGGCACTCTAGTTAATAACACTTTTGTAACTAAAGCCATTTTGCAACATGATGATTTAATTCGTTTAGCCGAAAATGGTCCAGTTTTTAAGTTTGAGTTGGAATCTCGGATAACAAAAAATCAATCCGATTTAGAAGAAACCGACATTTTAGTAACCCCTGCTGTCTGCGATCATAAAGATAATCCTGATGGTAGTATTTTCTGCCGACATTGTGGAAAACCTATTGTCAGTGAAGAGAATTTTATCGGTTCTTATCAAATCCTACGTATTCTTGGTAGGGGAGGAATGGGAACTACTTACTTAGCCTGGGATCGTAATCGTGCTGTTAAAGGCGCGCCGATGTTGCTGGTGCTTAAGGAAATGAATGCAGATATGGCACGCATAGCTAAAGCTAGGGAGTTATTTGAAAGGGAAGCTAGAATTTTAAAGTCATTAGAACATCCAGGTATACCGAAATATTATGATTTCTTTGTGGAAAATAACCATAAGTATATTGTCATGGAATTGATTCATGGTCACAATCTTGAACAATTAGTGATTCAACGAGGGGCGACTGATCCTGAAAGGACAATACGCTGGATGATTCAAGTCTGCGATATTTTGGTATATCTACATAATCTTGAACCGCCTTTGATCCATCGTGATATTAAACCTGCTAATTTGATGTTACGCAATTTAGATAGTCGTTTGATGTTGTTGGATTTTGGTGCGGTAAAGGAATTGGGAACAGCTTTGGAGACACGCATCGGTGTAGAAGGATATAGCGCGCCAGAACAGTATCGGGGTAAACCCTGTCCTCAATCTGATATTTATGGAGTTGGAACAACAATTATTTTCTTGCTTACAGGTAAAGCCCCTATGGAATATTATCGCTATCAGAGTAGTAAATTTGAGTTTGATATTAAAAGTATTCCGAATTTGCCAACTGATTTAAGTAAAGTGTTGGAAAAGGCTTGTCAACCTGAACCAAAAGACCGCTATTTAACAGCACAACAATTATTAGAGGCTTTAGCTAGTTGTATTTAG
- a CDS encoding protein-serine/threonine phosphatase produces the protein MLICSQCEFENPEANKFCQNCGISLTEKTCCGCQGIIPIETKICGLCGTNNHVVLWAIISQKKLVNEISSSDTEKEVTDSDLATQPPKLRIEDITELFTPQGIQTKPSLAILKDQFNTNHRYCFEANFTATEVLNTVYENANTKFWQGKIIDKCPLQKSYLATLQKQRMELLTELKKDFNNSYLSVSQYWNSLGLPTHALPYLFLEKYTPTIPKIHDAWQQQDQGVVLLPDRSQWKLLTDLWLQQKIPILQVIWFLDEIAKLWQPLQKISCAQSLLVEDNLRIDEDQAFCLQQLYLDPQGKTPTLKDLAQTWQRILSVTKLNTIDELNQLLERVISEEIIEVEELRLKLHNISISQEQTESDDIHTNSYLTVNIPPSEPNQNQYDFPESETFQDQGFFTEHDDEMIYSSDFDEQSTAVIPMQLVSVTDASCTDIGLQRDHNEDFYGVNTVIEKSENNGENNLRVRGLYIVCDGMGGHAAGEVASSMAVTHIKKFFETEWQEELPDHDTIKTGILLANETLYQTNINNSRSGSGRMGTTLVMALLQDTQLAIAHVGDSRIYRVTRKQGLEKLTLDHEVGQRDINRGVDPEIAYRRPDAYQLTQALGPRDNNYVRPEIQFFDLTEDCLLLLCSDGLSDNDLLENHWQDYLSPLMATTSNLEQGLFELVNFANEYNGHDNITAILIKIKLKANF, from the coding sequence ATGCTTATTTGTTCCCAGTGTGAATTTGAAAACCCAGAAGCAAATAAATTTTGCCAAAATTGTGGTATTTCCCTAACGGAAAAAACTTGTTGTGGTTGTCAAGGGATTATTCCTATTGAAACAAAGATCTGTGGATTATGTGGTACTAATAATCATGTAGTTTTATGGGCGATTATCTCTCAGAAAAAACTAGTCAATGAAATAAGCTCATCAGACACAGAAAAGGAAGTAACCGATAGCGATCTTGCCACTCAACCACCCAAATTAAGGATCGAAGATATAACAGAATTATTTACTCCTCAAGGCATACAAACAAAACCCTCCTTAGCCATTTTAAAAGATCAATTCAATACTAATCATCGCTATTGTTTTGAAGCTAATTTTACGGCGACAGAAGTTTTAAATACAGTTTATGAAAATGCTAATACCAAATTTTGGCAAGGGAAAATAATAGATAAATGTCCGTTACAAAAATCCTATTTAGCTACTTTACAAAAGCAGCGCATGGAATTACTTACTGAACTAAAAAAAGATTTCAACAACTCATATTTATCTGTAAGCCAATACTGGAATTCCCTAGGACTACCAACCCATGCACTACCTTATCTATTTTTAGAAAAATACACCCCAACTATTCCTAAAATTCACGATGCTTGGCAACAACAAGATCAAGGAGTAGTCTTATTACCAGATCGTTCTCAATGGAAATTATTAACAGATTTATGGTTGCAGCAAAAAATACCTATATTACAAGTAATTTGGTTTTTAGACGAGATAGCAAAACTTTGGCAACCTTTACAAAAAATCAGTTGCGCTCAAAGTCTTTTAGTTGAAGACAATTTACGTATTGATGAAGACCAAGCTTTTTGTTTACAGCAATTATATCTAGACCCTCAAGGAAAGACACCAACATTAAAAGATCTAGCTCAAACTTGGCAACGTATTTTATCTGTCACCAAACTAAATACAATAGATGAGCTAAATCAGTTACTTGAGAGGGTAATATCAGAAGAAATAATTGAAGTAGAAGAGTTAAGACTGAAACTTCACAATATAAGTATCTCTCAAGAGCAAACCGAATCAGATGATATACACACTAATTCATATCTTACCGTGAATATTCCTCCATCCGAACCTAATCAAAATCAGTACGATTTTCCAGAATCAGAGACATTTCAAGATCAAGGTTTTTTTACCGAACACGACGATGAAATGATCTATAGTAGCGACTTTGATGAACAATCTACAGCAGTAATTCCCATGCAACTCGTGAGTGTTACTGATGCCAGCTGTACAGATATCGGTTTACAAAGAGATCACAACGAAGATTTTTATGGGGTCAACACAGTAATTGAAAAATCCGAAAACAACGGTGAAAATAATTTGCGTGTTCGTGGTTTATATATTGTCTGCGATGGCATGGGGGGACACGCAGCAGGAGAAGTAGCCAGTAGTATGGCAGTGACACACATAAAGAAGTTTTTTGAAACAGAGTGGCAAGAAGAATTACCAGACCACGATACAATCAAAACTGGAATTCTATTAGCCAACGAGACTTTATATCAAACTAATATCAATAATTCCCGTTCAGGTAGCGGTAGAATGGGTACTACTTTAGTAATGGCGTTGTTACAAGATACCCAATTAGCGATCGCTCATGTAGGTGATAGTCGTATTTATCGTGTTACTCGCAAGCAAGGGCTAGAAAAATTAACTCTAGATCATGAAGTTGGTCAGAGAGACATTAACCGTGGGGTAGATCCTGAGATTGCCTACCGTAGACCCGATGCCTATCAACTAACCCAAGCATTAGGGCCAAGAGATAATAATTATGTCAGACCTGAGATTCAATTTTTTGATTTAACCGAAGATTGTTTGTTATTACTGTGTTCTGATGGTCTTTCGGATAACGATTTATTAGAAAATCATTGGCAAGACTATCTTAGTCCTCTTATGGCTACTACTAGCAATCTGGAACAAGGTTTATTTGAACTAGTAAATTTTGCTAATGAATATAATGGTCACGATAATATTACCGCTATACTCATTAAAATTAAGTTGAAGGCTAATTTTTAG
- a CDS encoding metalloendopeptidase glycoprotease family protein: MATILAIETSCDETAVAIVKNRQVLSSIVSSQIKLHQVYGGVVPELASRQHLEIINPCISEAIAAAEVDWQEIDAIAATCTPGLVGALLVGVAAAKTLAMIHNKPFLGVHHLEGHIYASYLSHPELEPPFLCLLVSGGHTSSIYVQDYGKYQLLGSTRDDAAGEAYDKVARLLNLGYPGGPIIDRLAQLGNPKAFSLPFGRISLPDGGYHPYDYSFSGLKTAIARLIDQLATEGEIPVADVAASFQDTVARVLTKRSVQCALDHNLQTITIGGGVAANSGLREHLQQAAKKHNLNVYFPPLKFCTDNAAMIGCAAATHFNMGHTSSLDLNVQSRMAIAEVMQLY; the protein is encoded by the coding sequence ATGGCAACAATTTTAGCGATCGAAACAAGTTGTGACGAAACTGCGGTAGCAATCGTAAAGAATCGTCAAGTTTTAAGTAGTATTGTTTCTTCTCAGATTAAATTACATCAAGTTTATGGAGGTGTAGTACCTGAATTAGCTTCCCGGCAACATTTAGAAATTATTAATCCCTGTATTAGTGAAGCGATCGCAGCAGCAGAAGTAGATTGGCAAGAAATAGACGCGATCGCAGCTACTTGTACCCCTGGTTTGGTTGGGGCTTTATTAGTTGGTGTAGCAGCAGCTAAAACTTTGGCAATGATCCACAATAAACCTTTTTTAGGAGTACATCATTTAGAAGGACATATTTATGCTTCCTATTTATCCCATCCTGAATTAGAACCACCTTTTTTGTGTTTACTAGTTTCTGGAGGGCATACCAGTAGTATTTATGTTCAAGATTATGGAAAATATCAGCTATTAGGTTCAACTAGGGATGACGCTGCTGGGGAAGCCTATGATAAGGTAGCGCGCTTACTCAATTTAGGATATCCAGGGGGTCCAATTATTGATCGCCTGGCGCAACTGGGAAATCCTAAAGCATTTTCTTTGCCATTCGGCAGAATTTCTCTACCAGATGGAGGGTATCACCCCTACGACTATAGTTTTAGTGGGTTAAAGACAGCAATTGCTAGATTGATAGATCAATTGGCAACTGAGGGGGAAATACCTGTGGCTGATGTGGCAGCTAGTTTTCAAGATACAGTAGCGAGAGTATTAACTAAACGTAGTGTCCAATGCGCCCTCGATCATAATCTTCAAACAATTACTATTGGCGGTGGTGTTGCAGCTAATAGTGGGCTTAGGGAACATTTGCAACAAGCAGCTAAAAAGCATAATTTAAATGTCTATTTTCCCCCTTTAAAGTTTTGCACTGATAATGCTGCAATGATTGGATGTGCTGCTGCTACACATTTTAATATGGGTCATACTTCTAGTTTAGATTTGAATGTACAATCACGTATGGCGATCGCAGAAGTTATGCAGCTATATTAA
- the psaF gene encoding photosystem I reaction center subunit III — MRRLFALILVFTLWFGFAPTATADDLAGLTPCGQNPAYVQRAKNFRNTTDDPNSGIKRAERYSEALCGPEGYPHLIVDGRWSHMGDFFIPSVLFLYIAGWIGWAGRSYVIAVREEKNPQMAEIVINVPLAISKMLAASTWPLLAFGEFTSGKLIADDSEITISPR; from the coding sequence ATGAGAAGGTTGTTTGCTTTAATACTAGTATTTACGCTTTGGTTTGGTTTTGCCCCTACAGCAACTGCTGATGATCTAGCAGGGTTAACGCCTTGTGGTCAAAATCCTGCCTATGTACAACGAGCTAAAAATTTCCGCAACACTACCGATGATCCCAATTCTGGCATAAAAAGAGCAGAGCGTTATTCAGAAGCTCTATGTGGGCCAGAGGGATATCCCCATTTAATCGTAGACGGTCGCTGGTCGCATATGGGAGACTTCTTTATCCCTAGCGTACTATTTTTATATATTGCAGGTTGGATCGGCTGGGCTGGTCGTTCTTACGTAATTGCTGTCAGAGAGGAAAAAAATCCTCAAATGGCGGAAATTGTCATCAATGTTCCTTTAGCAATTAGCAAAATGTTAGCTGCTAGCACTTGGCCCTTACTTGCCTTTGGGGAATTTACAAGTGGCAAATTAATTGCAGATGATTCGGAGATTACCATTTCTCCTCGCTAA
- the psaJ gene encoding photosystem I reaction center subunit IX has protein sequence MADLQKFLSTAPVLIMALLTVTAGILIEFNRFFPDLLFHPLNVH, from the coding sequence ATGGCAGACTTACAAAAGTTTCTTTCTACTGCCCCAGTCTTAATTATGGCTCTGCTAACTGTTACAGCAGGCATCTTAATTGAATTTAACCGTTTTTTCCCTGATTTGTTATTCCATCCCTTGAATGTACATTAA